DNA from Pseudomonas putida:
AACCGCCCTGGCACGCCCCAATAGGATTCCAGCCAGCAGCCATGCAGTGGGCAGCTCAGCATCAGGGGCAGCTTCCACGCGAGCAGTACGGCTTGGTTCTCCGGATCGTTCAGGCAGAGCGGACAGGCGCGGTGTATCGGTTGGGTGGGCAGCCAGGCACGCCAGCTCGTGATGGATCGCGTCTTACGGCGGAGTCTCGGCAGCAGTACCGAGAGCTGGAACGCATAGGTTTCCAATGCGGCTGGAATCTGATCATCAAGGCTGTCCAGTAGCCAAGGCACCCAGCCGGCGAAACTCATGCAGCGCAGCCGATCCAGCTCGATACCGCTCCGCTGGGAGAGCATCGCCAGCAGCGCCAGTGGTGGCGCGGTGTCCAGGTCATCAACCTGGCCGTGACCAAGATCGTGCTCCAGCAGCTCGGACACTTCCATGTGATAGCAAAGGGCCACGCGGTTGAGCCACGAAGACAGGGCTTCGGCTTCCCTGGGTGCCGGATGCAGTGGCCAGCGTGGCGCTGGCTTCACATCAGTTCCCGCTCGAATTGCCGCCGCCGCTCGCTGGGACCGGTGTAATCGGCCATGCTGAGCGTGCGGTGGTTGATCGCTTCCTCACCACTCTCCACGGCGGCCACGGCCGCCGCCATCAAAAGGTGCGCCAGCTCGCCAATAGTGCCCTCGCTGCGCGTGAGCAGGTAGCGAGCCATGTCCAGCGTGGCAATCGACGAAGGTCGCCGCAGCGGGAGCGAAGCCGCGAAGCTGGCCAGCAGTGAACAGCAATCGTCGTTGGCCTCCCACACCGGCAGCATCATCGGCTCGAAGCGATTTTCCAACTGGTCATCCGAGCGGATGGCCAGGTAGGCGTCGCGTGTGCCCACACCGACCAGCGGGATGCGCAATTCGTTGCCGAGGAAGCGCAGCAGGTTGAGGAATTCCCGGCGGTTGACGCTGTTGCCGGCCAGGACGTTGTGCAGCTCGTCGATCACCAGCAAACGCACACCGAGCTTGCGCAGCAGTGTCAGCGCCAGTTGCTCTATTTCCGGCAGCCGTGGGCGCGGTCGCAATGGTGCTCCCATCGCCGCGAGCAGCGCGACGTAGAAGCGGATCACCGATGGCTCGGACGGCATCTGCACGACCAATACCGGGATGTGCTCCTGGTCGGCGTCGGAGCTGGCCGGGTGGGCGCGGCGGAACTTCTCGACGATCATCGACTTGCCGTTGTTGGTTGGACCGACCAACAGCAGGTTGGGCATGCGTTGTTTGTTTGGCCACGTATACAGGGCTTCCAGCCGGTTCAACGCCTCGACTGCTCGCGGATAGCCGATCCAGCGGTCGGCGCGAAGGCGATGGATGCGCTCGTCCGCCGGGAGACGGGCCAAGCCCTGGGCCGCCGGCAGCAGGTGGGACAGGTCGATGATGGGATATTCGTCCACGGCTACCACTCCTCAATCTGGTCGAACGGTTTGGCAGGTGGCTGGTTGTCCGCCTG
Protein-coding regions in this window:
- a CDS encoding TniB family NTP-binding protein encodes the protein MDEYPIIDLSHLLPAAQGLARLPADERIHRLRADRWIGYPRAVEALNRLEALYTWPNKQRMPNLLLVGPTNNGKSMIVEKFRRAHPASSDADQEHIPVLVVQMPSEPSVIRFYVALLAAMGAPLRPRPRLPEIEQLALTLLRKLGVRLLVIDELHNVLAGNSVNRREFLNLLRFLGNELRIPLVGVGTRDAYLAIRSDDQLENRFEPMMLPVWEANDDCCSLLASFAASLPLRRPSSIATLDMARYLLTRSEGTIGELAHLLMAAAVAAVESGEEAINHRTLSMADYTGPSERRRQFERELM